The Planococcus halocryophilus nucleotide sequence TTCCTGGTAATATGGTAGCTCCATCAATTTCTCTTTTAGCTTGTAAGAAAATTCCACTTCTCCATCTGTTAAAGTCATACTTTTCCAGCTGACAAGTTCACATAATAATTCCTGTAATTTTTCTGGCGTTCCCCATAATGTAGCCACGGCTCTTCACTCCTCTAGTTGCTTAAAGCTATCTATTTATCTATCTACTTCTCATTATAGTTACTTGTACTCCAAATAAAAAGAGGGCTGCAAAAAAACTCCTATGTTCGTAATACATTGACTTTTTCTCGAATCCCCCCCACAAAAAACGACTCAACGTGCGAGCCGCTTTTTGCGTTTTTTCAATAAGTCTTCCGCTGCACCTGAACCGAATAACACACCGATTACAATAAGTACTAATCCGTAAATATGACCAGAAGTGATTTTTTCGTTTAATAACACACTTGCGCCGACTAATGAAAACAAGGTATTCAAGTTCATGAAGATCGCCGCTTTTGTTGGTCCTGCTTGTCCAATTGAGTAATTGTAGAGCATATGGCCAACCGCTGTTCCGAGCATCGCGGAGAACACAAAAGCGATCCAAAATGATATAGGCACTGACGCGAACGCTTGGATTTCCCCTGGTTCTTGTATGAGTGAAATGATAAACAATACGAGTGAACCTGTCACAAACATATAACCTGTCAAAATGCGTGGATCAAGTGTACGAGCTGCATTGGCAATAACAATATAGCTCAACACTTGAGCCAATATGGATATGAAAACAAAGATATCTCCTACGTTTAACCCAGATGTCGCACCACTTCCAACCATCACTGTCGCAGCCACACCGGCAAACCCAATGACCACACCGAGCCATTGCAGTTTTGACGGGTAATTGCGCATAATGAGCGACACAAGCACAGCTGTTAACATTGGACCCGTCCCTAAAATCAATCCGGCATTTGAACCCGTCGTAATCGATAAGCCACTTGATAAGAAATAATGATGTGCCACAACATTAAGTAAAGACCCGAGAAATATAAATTTCCATTCATTTTTGGCTGGCCAGCGTAACATTTTAAAGCTTGCGAGTATGGCCATTACCGATAATCCCGCTAACAAAATACGAAAAGCCGTTAACGTGACAGGGTCTACATAACCCAACATGTATTTGACAGCTGATAAATTAAAGCCCCACACAATCATTACAGCTGTTAAGATGCCGTAGATTTTCCATTTATTCAATCGCCAAGACCTTCTTTCGACTTTCCGCAGAGAAGTCTTTATTTTATTTATTTAATTGAACATTGTATTGATAAGCTTTTCTGTCGATCAACAAACTAAAGGCGATAAAAGCTGCAAGTGACAATAGCACGGGCAGCGTCACCGTATGTACGCCGAACAAATTGCCGTTTTCGATATTGTAAAAATGGATGGCGATATAACTCATAATCCCCGTCGCCATTGATGCAATCGCTCCGTATTTATTGCCCCATTTCCAATACAAACCAAGAACAATCGGCCAAATAAACGCCGCTTCTAACCCCCGAATGCGAATAAATTCAAAAAAATCAGCAGCTCTGGCGGATTTAAGGCAAGTAAGAAAACGATAATTCCAAGTATGCCTGTAACGCCAAACGAGATCCGTTTAATGGTTTTCATTGTGGCGTCAGGTTTCACATAATTCAAGTAAACGTCTTTAACAATCGACGAACTGACAAGTAATAATAATGAATCGACTGTCGACATAATAGCCGCCATTGGAGCAGCAAGTACGATGCCTGCAACCCACGGCGGCAAAGTTTCTAGCGCAATAAGCGGAATGACTTTGTCTCCAATTTCAATGCCTGGCATAACCGGACGTGCAAAGACACCGATCAAATGCATATTAAGCATAATAAATCCCGTAACGATTGTGCCGATAATTAACGCCCGATGCATTGAACGTGAATTTTTATACGACATGGCGCGTACTGCAATTTGTGGCAAGCCGACAACGCCGACTCCAACCAATATCCAAAATGATGATACGTAAGCGGCAGTCAAATTACCATCTGCGCCGTATGGCGTAACCAAGTTCGGGTTTTCATTGATCAAATCGTTGACGATATTGGGAATCCCGCCACCTGCGATAATAACAGCGATCAATAATACAAGCGTTCCGACGAGCATCACCGCTCCTTGCACGGCATCAGTTAAGGCAACCGCGCGGAAACCACCAATGGTCACATACACCAGCACACTAATAGCAAATAAAAATAAGGCCGAGTTATACGATAAGCCTGTCAGTGATTCGACGAGACGTGCGCCCCCAATCCATTGTGCGGCCATGGCAGAAAACAAGAAAACGATAATGCTAAAAGCAGATAATAACACAACAATCGTACTATTGTAGCGAGCTTTCAAAAAATCAATCATCGTAATCGCTTTATAGCGACGCGCCATAATGGCGTATTTTTTCCCTAGAATCATCAAAACGAAATAGCCTGTTACCACTTGCGCCATAGCGAGCAGTACCCAACCAAAG carries:
- a CDS encoding DMT family transporter, which codes for MNKWKIYGILTAVMIVWGFNLSAVKYMLGYVDPVTLTAFRILLAGLSVMAILASFKMLRWPAKNEWKFIFLGSLLNVVAHHYFLSSGLSITTGSNAGLILGTGPMLTAVLVSLIMRNYPSKLQWLGVVIGFAGVAATVMVGSGATSGLNVGDIFVFISILAQVLSYIVIANAARTLDPRILTGYMFVTGSLVLFIISLIQEPGEIQAFASVPISFWIAFVFSAMLGTAVGHMLYNYSIGQAGPTKAAIFMNLNTLFSLVGASVLLNEKITSGHIYGLVLIVIGVLFGSGAAEDLLKKRKKRLAR